A region of the Gopherus flavomarginatus isolate rGopFla2 chromosome 3, rGopFla2.mat.asm, whole genome shotgun sequence genome:
attaatatgTCTTCATAACACCCCTATGAGataaaggccaacattttcaagtgTCCAttatttttgggtgcccagcttgaaacCCTAGGGCTTTCAGAGTGTTCAGCACTTTTATTACACTTTATATGTTCAGAGCAGAGCTCCAGTTGACTATAGCTGCAGTTGTGAATGCTTAGCAAATCTGGtggcagaaattttttttttttttttgggcattCAGAAGATGTGGAACCCACAATTAGAAGACAGCAGTAAATATTTTGACTTACATGACttgtccagcatcacacaggaactctgtggcagaggcagggatagaattcaATTATCTAGAGTGGCTTTTAGCATCCTTAACCATTAGAATAGCCTTTCTCTTCCTACAGTGCCCTGCCCCATTCACTgaacaccttccaacttctgcaacaaatgaagcatgTTTCCCGCAGGCAACAGCCTGATTCAGTGTGCAACCctgattcattcccagagcaCTGTCTTTCCAAACTATGCACTGAATGAAGTGGGGTCCTGTGGTAAAAGTgtagtgtgtgatcatgtaattaaaacctctcataatgcatgtgcacacacaggaGCTGAATTGTGCAACCTTGATTtgagcatttcctaatttttttgaGTGCTTTACATTTTTCTAATGTGGATCTTATGtgacttccaattttttttaatttggttccATCTGATACACATACACTGACCCTCAAATTAGGTCAGTAATAGGGTTTAGATTTTTATATCCACAGCACAGTCCTTtatcacttgagctaatggagtaatcCCTAGTGGTAGTATGCTGTTATCTTTGCTGATAGCAGAGGAATGCAGGGACTGAAAACTCCTGGGTTAAATCCAGGTTTTGTAGGGGAGTGTTACCTAGTGGTTATAGATCTTCTGTCTGTCCCCCCTGcgtctctctgcccccccccttcTATCCAATCCACTCGGCTCTtgcccccaccacacacccctaCCACCTTTCTGCCTTCTGATTTGGGCAACATCCCTCCTTATTCCTCACCCCTCTGCATTTTTGGTAGGCAACttcttcctccatgctgcctgggttCCAGTGGAGGGGCCATTGAGAACACAGGCAAGACAGGcttcctgctctcagttctcttGGCTGCTGGGAGGAGCAATTTCAAAGAGAGAcatgggctggagcatgctcagtgaaggTAGAATCTTCAATGAATTTAACTGCCACACTCTTAACAAGTCTTTATTGACCATGTGCTGAGCTTTTGTAGAGTGCGGCCATGCTTGGGTGAATTTTTACTGGGACTGCAAAAAGTACATCTCAAACCTCCTCACCCTCCTACCCCTGGTCAAACTTCACACCCTTTCTTCAACGTATGGAGGTGCTAGAACTTTTCACTGAAATGGTTGcaataattttgtttgtttgttttagtatgAGGAAACAACATGTTTTCTCCTAATTTCATTCTCAAACTGCTGAACTGTTTTAGCTAGTACTTTCCAGCAAAAAGTAGTCTAAGGGAGAGACCAGGCATGGGAATTTCAGCCTGAAGGGTTAAAGTTTGGTGAAGTTATAAGCAGCTGAAAGTAGGAAGATATTAGACACATTTAACTATAGGTTGTGTTATCAGCTCAGCCTGTAGTATGTTTGATACTTAGTTGGGAAGTACATTAGAGAAAATCCTGAAAAAAGAATGAATCTGTCAGAAGATGCAGTTTTTCTATGCTTCTTCACAAGGTTGCCAGCATAAGTGTTATAGTAATATGGTGGTGGTAAGTAAAAGATCAGTTATTGATAGTTTGCCTCTGAGCCACCTGCATTCAATATTAAACCCTGGTTCATTGTGATAAAAATAGAATGTCAGCCATTTTTGtcttacattttccttttttttttaaattttgtaggATCATGGATTTTCCAGGACATTTTGAGCAAATCTTTCAGCAGCTAAACTACCAGCGTCTTCATGGTCAACTTTGTGACTGTGTCATTGTGGTGGGGAACAGGCATTTCAAAGCCCATCGCTCTGTTTTGGCAGCATGCAGCACACATTTTCGAGCTCTCTTTACTGTAGCAGAGGGAGACCAGACCATGAACATGATCCAGCTGGACAGTGAGGTAGTGACAGCTGAGGCCTTTGCTGCTCTGATTGACATGATGTACACTTCCACACTCATGCTTGGAGAGAGCAATGTTATGGATGTCTTGCTGGCAGCTTCTCACTTACATCTGAACTCTGTTGTTAAAGCATGTAAACACTACCTTACTACGAGGACGCTGCCAATGTCACCACCTAGCGATAGAGTTCAAGAACAAAATGCACGTATGCAAAGATCTTTCATGCTTCAGCAGCTTGGACTGAGTATAGTGAGCTCTGCATTAAATTCCACCCAGAGCACAGAGGAACAACAAAATACTATGAGCTCATCAATGAGAAGTAACATAGAACAACGCACTACTTTTCCTATTCGGCGTCTCCACAAACGGAAACAGTCTTCTGAAGACCGGGCCAGACAGCGAATCAGGCCTACCATAGACGAGTCCATCATTTCAGATGTTGCCCCAGAGAGCGGGCAGTCGGTAGTTCATTCACGGGaagaatttttttcaccagattcACTGAAGATTGTGGACAATTCTAAAGCTGATGTTGTGACTGATAATCCAGAGGATAACACCATTATGTTTGATCAGTCTTTTGGTGCCCAAGAAGATGCCCAAGTGCCCAGTCAGTCTGACAACAGTGGAGGAAACATTTCGCAAATGTCCATGGCATCTCAAGCAACACAAGTGGAAACTAGCTTTGACCAAGAAGCTACTTCTGAGAAAAACAACTTTCAGTGTGAAAATCCAGAGATCAGTCTAAATGAAAAAGAACACATGAGGGTGGTGGTTAAATCCGAGCCCTTGAGTTCTCCAGAGCCTCAAGATGAAGTGAGTGATGTCACTTCCCAAGCAGAAGGCAGTGAGTCTGTTGAAGTGGAAGGAGGAGTAGTCAGTGCAGAAAAGATAGAACTGAGTCCGGAAAGTAGCGATCGCAGCTTTTCTGACCCACAATCTAGTACTGATAGGGTTGGTGACATCCATATTTTGGAGGTGTCAAATAACCTGGAACACAAGTCTACGTTCAGTATCTCAAATTTTCTGAATAAGAGCCGAGGTGGCAATTTTGGTGCTAATCAAAGTGATGACAACATTCCAAATACAACCAGTGACTGCAGAATGGATGGAGATGCCTCTTATTTAATGAGTCCAGAGTCTGGGCCTACTAATGGCCATTCCTCTGCTACTGTCTCTCATGTGGAGAATCCATTTAATGAACCTACAGACTCCCACTTTGTTAGACCTATGCAGGATGTAATGGGTCTTCCATGTGTACAGACTTCTGGATACCGGGCAGCAGAACAGTTTGGGATGGACTTTCCAAGGTCTGGCTTGGGACTACACTCTTTATCAAGGGCAATGATGGGCTCTCCAAGAGGTGGAGCCAGTAACTTTCCTGGCTACCGTCGCATAGCCCCCAAAATGCCTGTTGTGACCTCTGTTAGGAGCTCCCAAATGCAAGATAGTACACCTAATTCCCAGCTGATAATGAATGGGACCAGttcctcttttgaaaatgggcatCCTTCCCAGCCTGGTCCACCACAGTTGACCAGGGCATCTGCTGATGTTCTTTCAAAATGTAAGAAGGCCTTATCTGAGCACAATGTTTTGGTTGTAGAAGGTGCTCGCAAATATGCCTGTAAAATCTGCTGCAAGACTTTCTTGACCTTAACAGACTGTAAGAAGCACATCCGTGTGCACACAGGAGAAAAGCCTTACGCCTGTTTAAAGTGTGGCAAACGATTCAGCCAGTCCAGCCATTTGTATAAACATTCCAAAACTACCTGCCTGCGGTGGCAGAGCAGCAACCTACCCAGCACTTTGCTTTAATCCTTACCCCCAAGCCAGTACAAATAATGCCAATACACATTGTAAGAATGTGAACTGTGTCTGGAATATTAACACTATTTTGTTCAAGACTGCAGGTTAAGAAGCTGCCGTTGTAGTAAACATTTAAGTGTGATCGTGTCCACcgcgaccccccccccgcccaaaaaaaaaaagtcttggtcctgtaaaatggggataataccatacctacctcacaggggtgttgtgaggcttaaacTGTTTGGAAGCGCTTTGAGATACTCTGAAGGAGGCATTATAGAAgtattaagtattattattattattattattattattattattattatgtgaaTGCAGGTCTTGGGCTCATGGGGATACAAGCCCTAAAACCAAGTAGTTCCTTTGCtgtggggggaggtgggagagaagaAATAGGAGGGAATGGGTGAAAATGTAGCCAGCTCCTAATTATGTTAAAGTAGCGCGTTTCAAAGATGAGAAACTGAAGTGCAAATTTTTTTTAGGAATTTTGTAAAATTGTGaaagtgttttaaataaataacttgTAAAATAAGTTGATACATAATGTATATGAACAAAAATGCAAAGAGCTCTTTACTGTTACTAATGcagattgtttttctttaagGATATGCAATCTTGGATACATACACCTGTCTAccacaaaatgctttaaaatgttaattatgaAAATAGTTGTAGG
Encoded here:
- the ZBTB5 gene encoding zinc finger and BTB domain-containing protein 5; protein product: MDFPGHFEQIFQQLNYQRLHGQLCDCVIVVGNRHFKAHRSVLAACSTHFRALFTVAEGDQTMNMIQLDSEVVTAEAFAALIDMMYTSTLMLGESNVMDVLLAASHLHLNSVVKACKHYLTTRTLPMSPPSDRVQEQNARMQRSFMLQQLGLSIVSSALNSTQSTEEQQNTMSSSMRSNIEQRTTFPIRRLHKRKQSSEDRARQRIRPTIDESIISDVAPESGQSVVHSREEFFSPDSLKIVDNSKADVVTDNPEDNTIMFDQSFGAQEDAQVPSQSDNSGGNISQMSMASQATQVETSFDQEATSEKNNFQCENPEISLNEKEHMRVVVKSEPLSSPEPQDEVSDVTSQAEGSESVEVEGGVVSAEKIELSPESSDRSFSDPQSSTDRVGDIHILEVSNNLEHKSTFSISNFLNKSRGGNFGANQSDDNIPNTTSDCRMDGDASYLMSPESGPTNGHSSATVSHVENPFNEPTDSHFVRPMQDVMGLPCVQTSGYRAAEQFGMDFPRSGLGLHSLSRAMMGSPRGGASNFPGYRRIAPKMPVVTSVRSSQMQDSTPNSQLIMNGTSSSFENGHPSQPGPPQLTRASADVLSKCKKALSEHNVLVVEGARKYACKICCKTFLTLTDCKKHIRVHTGEKPYACLKCGKRFSQSSHLYKHSKTTCLRWQSSNLPSTLL